A section of the Myxocyprinus asiaticus isolate MX2 ecotype Aquarium Trade chromosome 22, UBuf_Myxa_2, whole genome shotgun sequence genome encodes:
- the ubl3b gene encoding ubiquitin-like protein 3b, which produces MTSSRDPDTVNLRLILVSGKTQDFTFSPNDSATDIAHHVFENWPAGWEEESVSSPNILRLIFQGRFLHGNVTLGALKLPPGRTTVMHLVARETLPEPNSHGQRNREKTTESSCCLLL; this is translated from the exons GTGAATCTAAGGCTCATCCTTGTGAGTGGGAAGACACAGGATTTCACTTTCTCTCCCAATGATTCTGCCACAGACATTGCCCACCATGTCTTTGAAAACTGGCCAGCAG GATGGGAGGAGGAGAGTGTGAGCAGTCCCAACATCCTGAGGCTGATCTTCCAGGGCCGGTTTCTACATGGCAATGTCACATTAGGAG CTTTGAAGTTGCCCCCTGGCCGAACAACTGTCATGCACTTGGTTGCCAGAGAGACACTGCCAGAGCCAAACTCCCATG GCCAGAGGAACAGAGAGAAGACTACAGAGAGCAGCTGCTGTCTACTGCTGTAA